Genomic segment of Ammospiza nelsoni isolate bAmmNel1 chromosome 2, bAmmNel1.pri, whole genome shotgun sequence:
TTGTATATGTTACTTAGATCTAATAAAATCAGTGGGCATCTGCTGGGCTGTTGTTCAAGCAGAGCTGTCAGTTCCTTACTTACCTTGGGAGATACTTACACTATAGATCCATGTAGCCTACTTAGACTAAAATGAAATATCCAGCAACATCTAAGCAGCCAATAAAGACTGCAAATCCATGCTAGTTCTTCATACAGAATTAGCAGAGTTTAACTTCCTAGCTAATCCTTACCTAGCTAGCCCATGCTTAGCCGTCCGTGTTCCCCTTAGCTAGTTTAAAAGCAGCTAGGGCATGTCTGTGGAGGTTGCAGTCACACCTTCAGACAGCAGTGATTGATAGTTGCACAGGATGCATACAGGTAGAATGCCAGAGGAAAACAGACTTGGTGCAACTGCACAATGAATTGGATTTTACACAGAGTCCTCCTGAAGCTATGCATGTGACTGGGGCTGCAAGACAGATATTCTGAACTCAGACTTCATTGCTGTACAGCAAGGAGAAAAGCCGTGAGCAGCTTTCCAACAACGGAGTCAaggagcatttttttttttttaaagaatgttgCTGGATATCCCTTATTACATTATCTCAGAATATTTCTTATATCTACACGAAAACAAACAAGTGTTTGTCTGCCTGTCCCTAgagagacagagctgggaacaTTGCCTGTCATCAGTGAGACCCTTGCAACAATATGGCTGTGCCAACAGTTCAGGCCAGATGAAGTAAACAGGCATCCTGTCACTAAAGTTGACATGTCACAGGTGTGTTGCCATGTCAATGGTGTAGATGGGTGTGGTGGCAGACTGTTGCATGAAACAGTTTTAGAATCAATCAGCAAGTGTATAATGTACAATTCAAAACACTACATCCTTGAATTCTTAATCTGTATCTTCACAATTTGGGATGGACAGAGGTTGTGATAGTATTAGTTCATAGGGTATTCCAAATGCTCAAAAGTTGAACTCCTTTTGAAGACAAATGGaacaaaaatgcaattttgtgCACAGCAAGCAGCTACTCATGGTAGGGTGCCTAGATCTTCATCAACTGACACTGTCTTACATTCTGGTGAGTATTTCTGAAATGTCACCTGTATGCATTTGAGTTAGCACCTGCTGAAATGAAAGGGGCAATTCACAACTCAATTCTGATTTTAGTCTGTACAGAAGCTCAAGCCAATAGAGCTACATCATTTATGATTGCAAAGATTTATTGGCAACCATAAATTTAGCAATTTAAGGCATATCTACCCAGGGAAATTAGTCCTTAAAAGGAAGGGTGTAGATGTTTAATGTGATCATTTTTGTATGCTAGCTCCCTGAGTTATTTTTAACAAATGCTAAAATTGTTCCAGTATAAAATAATGTAACTTTACCCTGCAAGTGGAATATGTTACTTAATTTCTAGAGCACTAGAAATAGGAGGGAGTTACATGGGGTAATGTGCTAGAAGTTCACATTGCTGCACATTCACAGTTACTGCACACTAACTTCTTTATGTAACAAACCGTTAGACCTTTTGGTTTTCAGTACAAGTTTAGCACTGGAAAACAGCCAGAAGACAAATCTGTGCATCTGCTGCTAGTCTGGTATGCTCCACATCTTGAGAAGAAGCATCTAACTAGCTGACATCATTAGCATACGTATGCCGCCTTCtttccccatcccaaatgtgCAGTCCTGTAAATCACAGCAGGCTGGAATTCTGCTCTCTTTAGTGCTGTTTGAAGGGGCTAAATTGCAGCCTCTCTTCTTTGTGTCCACACAAATGCTAGGTGAAGGCACCGATATTCTGAAGCATGGCTACCGGAGTGATTCATTTTCCAGCCTGCAGTTTGTGTTTAAAGAGTGAAGATCCAGTGCCTGCATATATTGGTCGACAATGGAGGGCTCAGCAGCGCCTGGAGGCTCTTCAGCGCCTTGCTGTGTAAGTGTTCTATGGTTGgacaatttaaaacaaacacacaaacaaaaccaacaaaaagccATGCACACTGAAGTGGAGATGACTGCAATTTGCTCCTACTTATATCTCCCTTGAAATTAAGAGATTGCAGCTGTTGTGGAGTATGGTTACCCATCTGTTTCTTACAGGGTGGATGTTGCACATTCCttcatccctgagctatctGCTTTGCAGCGGTTGCCATGAAAATAAAGAGTTATTTCAATCTCTTACAGATCAGAGGAGTTATGAAGACTTCAGTGACTCATGTGTGTTATTTCAGTGGGAGCTCTTTGATTTTAGTCCTGTGCAATTGCAGCTGGTTAGGTTGCTTTTGCTGTTCCTTCCAGAGTCCGTGGGGCCTGAACCAGGGCGCCACATTTTTACTGCAGGGGTTTCTTAGTTGAGCGAGCTATCTCCTGGTGTCTGGGTTTTGATTTTGATTTGGGTTCTGATTCagcagatattaaaaaaaaaccaaaagtttaTGTGTTTTGCCACACCACAGGTTTTTTAACTCCTCTTGTAGCTGTATTCAAGACTGCGGGCATCAGCCTAGGTTTTTGTCTTCAAAGGTTCTTTCTGCTTTAAACAACTGACTTTAGACCATGGGCTTTTCAGATGGTGCTTACTCTGGGGTTGCTGGTAACTGAGTTCTGCCACATGCCAGATAATAATCAAAGATGCTCAAGAGTGATACAGTGGATTTCATACctggttttgttcagttttAAAGACATATTCTTCTCATTaccataataaaaatataaaatttagagtatttttttcttaatactattttcagtgtttcagactGTCCCAGTGCATGAGTACCTCAGTCACTTCTTACATTTTGCCTGCAATTCTGTAACAGCTTGACACCTGCACTGCTTTAAAGTTAATTTACATTTCAACAACATGTATTTGCAAAATGTCTTGCAATTAACAAAAAATGAGTAATACATCCCCTGTGTTTCAACCTGCACTGATTGACAGTGCTGCTGATATGGAAGACAGAATATTTCCCAGCTGTCTTCTCAGTAGTTGCATTGCCTCTGCAAGGTTACTGGGAATAAATGCTCATTTATTTCAGCAAAGTCAGCAAATATAAGTCAAGGACATGCAAGAGGCAGGATATGTGGAATAAAAAGGGCTATTTCCCTGGGTTCCCATTGTGCCTGTAACTATACCATAACAGGATGAACGGTTTATGCTAATAAAGTTAGATCATAAGAATAAGTGCCCACCTGTGCTGAATGAACCACAAATCCATCTGGATGGAGCAACAGTCTGATATGTAAAGAGTCAGCTAATGGAACTAGCCATCAGCTCAATTAACTCATTTGAATTACAAACACAACCTCACAATAATAGGTTGATTAGTGCTGAGCAAGTATATCAGGTTATGACACTGCATCTCAAAATattcccttctcttttcttaTGTGATGTGACTGAAAGCCTTGGGAAGAGATGACTTTAAACTTACCTTGGCAGTAAATTGTGTGTCACAGGAGGTTAATGAAGCATCTCGCTCGAAGCTTTCCTGTGGCCTCCCCAGATTCCACAGCACAGTTTGCAGGAATTAGATGAGGGCTTGGAAGACAACAGGTCTCAGCATGTAACCCTCTGTTTTGATCTCACCTGTCAAGCAATGTTAAGTATTGTTAATTGTATCTCTGTAAATATTCCTTTGTAATTAAAATCAGGCATCAGTAACCAACCCCAGTACCCACAAGCCCGTACATCTTGAGGTCAGAATTCATACAAGTTGCCAAAAATGGTTTTATAGAAAACCTGGCCTTCAGGACTTGGCTTGTACATAgctcaaagaaataaaatcatcatagaatggcctgggctggaagggaccttaaagatcatgtagttccaacccccttgccatgggcagagatACCTTTCACTCAGGTGAAAGGTATCTGTCCAGTGTGGTCTCAAACACTTCCTGGGAGggagcatccacaacttctctagGAAGAACTtctattttttgtctttaacaACTGTGCAGGTTGAGAAGAGTAAGAATGGAGTATAAAGCAGTTGTTAAATAGCAATCCTGATTAATAACTTTCAAATTTCTCAGTTCTACCCATTATCTCACTGCCTGCCTTAATGAGGTTTTCCATATAATCTTCCAAAGCCTTAAAGAAGACTCTTCAAGATGTTACAGTGAAAAATTTAAACCATCTgcaaaatttaaattcaaaatgggggaaaaaaaagaagtgttctTGCAAAAGATATGGTTGTTCCAGCATAGATTTTGAAACATTCCAATGATTGTcctaatttttctcctttactgGAGAACTCAAATTGAAATTGCTGATtctaaatttttaaacatttgctCAAAAATCTCTTTAACTACTTTTCAAAGGTAGAAAGTGTATTCTCCTTTGCTCATTCTGTCTTTACATGTATTTGGAAACTGTTTCACTCTTAAGACAATAAGCCTGTTCCCCCCACTTCCAATAAAAGTGGTTTCCTTTACAAAGTAAAGCATGTACAAGTGGTTAATGCTTTTCATAACAAGCTCAAAAGTTTTAATAAAGGCAGTAGAGATCATTTCCTGACCACACATAGTGGGAAACAAAGTGTCAAACTGTTTTGCTACATAGGTAAATGTgaagaaaccaaaataaaattgcttgTATAAGTGTGAGGCCTGGGGGGAATTTCTAGTGTGCATGTTGGATAGTGCAAccagaggggagagagagaaaaaaaaggcataagGAAAAAAGATAACTGCTCTGAACGTCCTTTCTAAATGATGTCCTGTATTTTGGCTTTCAGAGGTCAGTCTTCTCCTCATCTGCCTCAGGTTGTGTATGAAGATCCTGAAGTTAATGGAAGGAATCGCTACAAATATTTTACACGGTAAGGAATGAACTGATTTGAAACAGGGTTCAGCTTCTTTCTGTGCATTTTCAAGAGCACCTAAGTAAAGGCCAGAgcattattttttctatattttctgtCAGTACTTTGATCAGTTCTTtgataaaatagaaaattttaataGTAACCAGGTCTTAAAACACAAGATCTTTCTAAATTCACACTAATGACAGAATTTTCAGTTCTGAGTTACCATATAAGCAAATATATCAGACATTCTGTACTTAATAAGAAAGCTTTGGGCTGTAGATCATCCTGCAGAGGAAGAAGATATTTACAAAGGCAGTGTGGTTCTCCAGACCCTAGAAAGGTGTTTTCTTAAGAAGGAACCCTTTAACTCCCAGTTTCTTCCAGGAGCAGAAAGGGAGCAAAGGGAAGCATTGGTTAACTTTTCATCCATGTCCTCTATTGCAggactgctctgctccttccacaAGGACATTGCAGGTCAGCAATGGACTCAAGATCTGAACCAACAGCTACCGCATAAGCATTCTTGGCTTAGTCACATACACTTTGAATTGCATTCACTATTTTACTCAGCAGCTATTGGCCGCTATATCcactttaaatataaaaaaaattgcaaagttTGATAAGTTGAAGTTTATTATTGCTCCTTTATCAAcagttttaaaagaacaaagatGATGTTATCTTCTGCAATGTGAAATTAAGCTTCAAAGTCTCCCAAAGGCTAAGGGAAATTGACAGAGAACTGCAATATGCAAACTATAAGAATGCCTAGGAAGGAATTATTAATATGTAGTTGAGCCCAAATCACTTTCAAGATACCTCATAAAGTAtttgaaaaaatgaaacaataaaATTAGATAAGTCCAAACCATCTTATCAGCTAATTGTAGGAATGAATTTCAGGATTTCaagcagttattaaaaaaaaaacactactcttttaaaaaagtgaaattgAAGTAAAAAAAGTAAGATACTTAGTGAAATATACACAAAATATTGGGAACACACTCAAAACTAACTTTAGTAATTGTCTTGTTTTGCAACTCCAATTTCTGCTTTGACTTACAAGAATAACACTCAGTCCTGGTGTTTATTGGTGAAACTGTAAACTCTGTTCCTCCTTGGCTATGAAAGAGTTCTTTAATATTTAGGCACAATTCTTAAACATGCAACTAACAGAACCACAGTCGTGGAAAATCAGTATTAACTCCACTGAATTTAGTGGACTGCGTTTTTTCTGAACCATAATGATCTTTTAGGCTCCTCCTTGTTGTCTTACTTTCATTCTCTCTCTTCAGACCTCTCAGCTTTTCTAAGCTGCTTCCAGCAGGTGTTCCAGAAGCTGTTGCTGATACAAAGAAAGGGTAAGTAGTAAGACTTTTAGAAAATTACTGTTGTAATGGGTAACATCTCACCAGAAAAAGATCAGGAAACGATTTAGCTGGTGACCACTATTTTTCATAATGAACCAACAGGAAAAGCTTGTTAAGAGGTAAGGTGCTGCTCTCATCATTGAGAATTCTAGAGGAAATAGATGATGGACTGTTTCAGAATTTGCTTGCAGTATATAAGTAGTGCTTTGTGAATAAAGGATGTGCCTCTAGTGTGTTAAGACTGTGAGGCTTGAAATAGAAAGCTTGGTGTCTCTGAATTCTAGAAGAGATACCATTGCAAAGATTCTCTAGTAGAGCGATATTGTTGGAAAGTCTTCTGATATTTTATTACAATCTCTGATAGATGCAGTGCTGCTCAGAGATGTAGAACATCAGTAATGTAGTCTAATGTGGTTTTCAGAGAGCATCAAATTTTGAGGTCACATTAAAAAATTCACTTCCTGGTAGAGTTGATGCAAATTGCACATGCTTATAtcagaattaaatttttatttaattgttggGAAGAGAAACATGTAAACTACATTGAAGCAGTCCTACTTCATGTTACTTCAACAATTTTGTGTCCATTAAATGCAATGCTTTAGAATTGATTGATAGGGAAGATTTGTATGTAATAATCATGAGAGCTGAAACTAGAAGATTTCTGGATTATTTACCTAAGAAGGGTATTTCAGACTCAGTGTAGCCTCAGTCTGCTTTTACCAAAGATAATGGAGTTACCATCAACGGGAATAATGTTAAGATAAACGGAAACATATTTAAGACTCCCACCTTTGACTGACATGTTTCTGGTTTGTTAGcttggaggtttttttaacGAATGTGACCAATCTTCCATCTTGCACCTCTTTCTAGGAGAGAGTCGCGTACCCTGTCAGCTGCAGAGGATGCAGGGCatgcaggggatgcaggggacAGCCAGGTCCTCAGCCTCTTGTTCCGaaccctggggacacagacagATTACAGGGATGGTGAAGCACAGACAGATCCCTATTCCCCTGAATATATAGTCCGCAGTGGCTCAGTCCCTGAAATTCTGGCACTTGCTACACTCACTTGGGGTGAGTTGTGAAAttaagataaattaaaataatcatgTCACCTCTTTAGCAGGAAGTTCTTTTCAATGTCATGCTATTGCCAGTTTTGGTGGTCTTTTATTTTGTGTGCAAATTTGGGgcaattattttgtttgtttccaaaATAAGTATGGTATTTCACTACTTAATGGTTCTGGGGCATTTCATGAAGGGTTTTGAAGACCATTCAATATAAAAAGGTCATGTTTCACAAATGGAAACTAGGAACAGTTTTTCCATTAACCCACTGTTCTTCAGCTGCTCCGAGTTTTGAACATCATTACAAAAAAACAGTATGAAGACTGCTGCCCCAGAACATACCTGTGATCCTCATCTCCCAGTGTCTCACCTGTAACAATGATGGACACGGCATATGCCAAAGAAATTGTTCATTCTCAGGAAGTATCTTCCTAGAAAAGCTTTTCTCCCTTTGCAGCCTGCAGTAGAAGAATGAAGTGCCAGTGTTAGTGTGCACTGAACTGTAGCAACTCCAGCTGTTACCACTCCTCGTACTGTAGAATCTCGTTGGCCTTAGAAGTATTTACTTCTGGCTTTTGACAGTTCTGCTTGTGTTTACTACATGGTCCTGTACCCATACAGCCCTCTCACACTTTTTGGTGGTGGCTATTTGTAGGATTTGCCAATTTCCCAAAGAGGTAATGCTTCTTGTCCCTGTAAGGTCGGGGGCTGCCAGCAGGACAAGCTGAGATGGAGATTATTGACCGCATCCGGGAAAAACGCgcttgggaagcagccctgcCACCCATGGACAGTCCCTCAAACATTGCCAAGAGGTTGAAGATGATGGAGGCTATGGAAAGGAAGGAGTGGGCCTACAGAGAAGCGGAAATAGATAAGTAGGAGTCCACTTAagctcttttatttcttttaattatttgctGAGTAGAGGAGGAGCAAGAAGGTTTAGGGGATTGGCTGAAGGGTACAACAAGCCTTCTAATTCTGTGAAAATACCCTGATTTTGGGAAgggatatttttcttaaatttagtCTCCAGGTCTGCTACCGCAATATATTTTACCAGTGCttaattccctttttaaaatgaaagactGAATATGAGAAATGCAATATGAGCTATTTGTAAAGGTATGTAGGATTTGGTGGTGACAGCATTGCATAGAACACTGCAGAGTACACTCAATACTGCCtgaccttttctttccttgcagGTTGCAGAAGGTTCAAATGGAAGCCTTTaagaagctgctgcagaggcgAGAGGAGAATCGGAATGAGCTGAATGCCATGCGCTTGAACGACCACTGGGAAAatcatcagaaggctaaaaaagagaaaatgagaaagattCAGCATGACTGTGCATTGAGTAAGTCTGAAAGACAGGAAGAGAAGGGTATGAGACAGTTTTCAGACAAGCCATTTCCATTTTCACAAGGTTACCATCTATTCAAAATGAAATAGGTTGTATCCACAATATCAATGTGCATGGCCAGCATTTGGTTtgtcatgtttttattttatctagCAAAAGCTCTTGTGAATTTACAAAGACACGGCTTTTACAGAACTATTTATGTGAACTGTCTCACATTTGTATTTCCTTTTCAGTGCTCAGGAAACTGATAGCTAAGAGGAAGAATTGGATGGGAAAGCTGGAGAGACGAGATATCATCAGAGAGTATAAAGACTTTGGATCACAAACATATGCTCCTTTGTCTCGAATTGGCTTTTTCCCAGACAACAATTCTGACTACTATGCGGTAAAAAACTACTATCTTAACACCTTTGCAGGTAAGGCATTTTGGAAGACTTGAGATACTGCCAAAATTCAAGTTTTCCTCCCCATCACTCCACTACTTAACCACTGTTTGTATTAAAATCCTTGTATATATCATGATCTTTCTTCATATTATAATCTTAGGATTATGTGAACTGGAAAAATCTGCCCCGCCTTCTTTCTTCCCGATCAAGATTAAAGCTCCAAAACCTAAATGCCATATCACTAAGACTGGCTATATTAAAAGGTCAGGAAGACTAGAGGTAGTCCTGAAACAAGTTCACGAGGTATGAACACATGTCAGTTCCTCTTAGATTTGAACCGCTCATAAATGCAATTGGGAAGATGTGTAAGcttcttcccatttttctgtACTGAATTCTTATTCTGTAAAACAGCTTCTAGGACAGAATGAATCAAACATGCAGACTATTTCAGGCTTGACCAGTGCTGCTCTGATACTCAGCCCATCAGTACTCACACTCGTGCTTCTGCTCCAATCCTATAGTCAACAAGCACAAACAAATCTGTCTTCCTGCAGATCAGGTATTTGGATTGGAATATGTTATGTCAATTTGAAATTCTCACCCTTTTCTCATTCTCATTTCTCCATTTTATAATACACTACTGCCTACACTGTTGAGCTTCCAATAATTAAAGAAAGCAAATCTGGATTCATATTCCAAAAATGTtgtacattattttaaaagtacattttaagTACATATTGTAAAAGCATCTGTAGCAAAGCAAGATTAAAATGACCCCACTCATAAAATCAGGTCACTATGGTGGATGTATATCGCTGTTCCCTAAGAACAGCATCTGATTTGCAAACATGCTAATAACATTTTGCATATCTTAATTTATCACAACTGTTCATGCAGATGAGGTATCCATATATGCAATTAACCACCAAAGAAAGAAGTGCCTCATTTGCATCTGCAATCACAATATTTGTAAATTACATGTACTTTTAAGTACACCTCTTGTGATGCTGTTGAGGTTTACCTTCATGTAAAATCAGGAATATTCTTGGCTGGCTTCTGTGTCTTTGGAAAATAGTGACTCTCATTTGTAAAGTTTGGCAAGTTTCActtacatttatatatatatatatatatatatatatatatatatatatatatacacacttcttttgttttagtGTAATGCAATAGTAATGTCAAAGCAGACAGTAATCTGCTATTGCTGACTTTTAAATTGAAATCTTGGTCTGAAAAATCAGTCATATTGTCTCAAATTTAAATTCTGCTGGATCTTGTAAAGATGGAGTATTGCATTTCATTATTATCCAGAAAgaaactttcaaaaaaaaatcttgagtGCCACAGGAATTGTTCAAGAGTAAGGACAAAACTCGTAGTTTTAAAGATACAGAAGTGTTGAAGAGATTTGAGTTTGGGTGGGTATGCATTAAATTCAAGAAGTAATTGTGTAATATGCATCATAACATGGTTGTCATTGTCAGCAGAATGTTAGTCCAAGCTTTTGGAGCTGAATTCCAGTTACAGCACTTGTATTCTGTCTGTATAAAATACTCCTCATTGTTTGAAAGACTGTGGTGAAGTGTCTAAACTATAGCCACAGAGAAGAAGTGTGAGCAGCCAAATGCTGGCTGCTCACACAATAATGTCTCTTCAAAGAAAAACTGGTGGACAAAGGAAGATGGAATGCAGAACAAATGCAGACAAttctgcacttttttttctcaaattggTGTAGATCCCTTGGTCTGCATTGAGTTATAGCAACTGAGAGGCTAACATAAATAATACTCATTTCCCCACCACAAAAAAGCCAAATgtatattcttttaaaatcacAAACTGTTTCCTTTGCAgacaaaaattataaaataaatccaTTATGCAAAATTTAACTGCTGCTTTTAGATATACAGAAAAAGACACCAGACTGGTTGGTCCAGACAAGCAGAAAGTACTGACACTGTGAAACACCCAGACTGCCTCCACTGTTACATTTAAACAAACTTTCTGTTCAGAGAATCAAGAAATGACTGGCCCAGTTAGCTGTTGAGCTCTATGCTGCTGTTCCTGGTCACTTCTCCCATCGGAGACTTTTGTTTCTGAAGTTCAATGGCTATAGCATGTTCTGGCTTAGCAGAGCCTTGCTGACAGGCCCAGCTggaatgctgctggagctgtcaAAAACAGAGCAGTAAAGCATGCAGAGTACTTGCATTAACAGAATTTAGGGCAGTCCTCCCTGAGAGGAGCTCTCTGACCACTTGGAATAAGCAGTCCCAATTGTGCCAACAAACCTTCCATCACACAGCAGAAAAGAAGTTTAAAGCAGGTAATTGGGGATCATCTTACAAGGGCACTGTGTTGCTTTGCTGTATTTCTATAGCTGAGTAGCCAGATCAGTTTTCTATtctaaagctttattttaatgCTCTCCTAGCACACTTAATCCATAAATTCTCTCCCATAATCCTAGAAATAAAGTGGAATCCTAGAAAATTCAGAGTACATGGAGATCTAGCTCTACaatgagtttttaatttttttcctggattatCTATAAGCAAGTGACAAATATAGGAGAAATGCTAGATACTGACCTCAGAAGTAATTAGTTTTAATAAAGGAAGTTGTCAAGGCTTGCTTCTCTGGCCAAACATGAGGAAAGATGGATGAGTTCTCCTCATTATATTCCTTTTTGTTTGCCATATTGAGGGTATTCCTAGGCTTAATGCTTTTTAGAAGGGATAAGCAATAGTCCAGGTAACTACAAAAAGGATCTGTGTCCTCGTAAGAATGAGAGCTGCTTCTTTCAGACATGAAACTAAGCCAAAAGGAGGGATTTTAGAAGCAAACTTATTTTAGGACCATCCTGAAACCTTTTGTAGAAGTATTATGTACACTCAGTAATCTTTGAATAATTCTGTAAAATAAGAGAACATGGCAGAAACAGAAATGACCCAAAATttacagtaaaaacaaaaatatttatcttaagCCAGATCAGTAAAAGGATTGAGAAGGATAGTTCCTAGCCAGCACAGCTAACAGTGCTTTAAGAGTGCAAGTGGGCCATTATGTAGACAGCCTAGTATGAAAATCCAAGACATTAAGGACATAACATCCCAATACAGATAACTACTGCAGGGAGTAAATGCAGCTAGGTATAGTGAATACACCAAGGAGTGGAGGAGGTGGCAGAAGACATCTCAGTGCAGAACAATACATGACTTCAGGCAGACCCTCTGTGCTCTGGTGACTCAAGAGAGATGAAGCATCAGGTGGTTCCAAAGTGTTGTATCAAGATGAGGTCAGAACCAGAAACTTCTCGCCTCAGCATTAAGTGCAATTCTCACCATGTCTGTTTTCCTCCATCTGGTTGCTGGAACGAAGTAGAGAAGTAGAGGGGCCAGGAATGTCTCTGAAGAAAATCCCTGCCAACTTCAAAGCATAGGAAAGGCTGTTTAAGCAGTTCTTTCTACAAGAACAGATCTCCACACAGGGTTGGTTGGCTCATGCTCAGACAGGCTCTGAGAGCTTTTATGTCAGTCTTGATCAGCCAAgatgcagcagccaggctgcattGCTGAGCAGGTTGGCAGCCTGTCCTCAGGGATcctacctgaaaggaggctgcagccagggggaggttggcctcttctcccaggcaaccagtgacaggacaagaagacACAGTCTTGaactgcaccaggggaggtttagattggaattaggaggaatttcttcacagattggacattggaatgggctgctcagggaggtggtggagtcatggtccctggcagtgttcaaagaaagactggacatgaaaaaaaagacagactcagtgccatggtctgcTTGCCATGGTGGTGTTCAGTCATAGGTTCAactcgatgatctcagagaccttttccaacctcattgattctgtaattctgtaatcCCACAACTTTCATTTGTGAgcaaagaggaagaaggagaacCATGACTCCATACTTTGTGCTGTACACAAAAATCAAATATACCTAGGATCTTGTGGAATGGAGAGGATCACAGAGAAGATAATGGAGGAATCTAAAGAATGGATTGAATGGTTT
This window contains:
- the CFAP91 gene encoding cilia- and flagella-associated protein 91, whose product is MATGVIHFPACSLCLKSEDPVPAYIGRQWRAQQRLEALQRLAVGQSSPHLPQVVYEDPEVNGRNRYKYFTRPLSFSKLLPAGVPEAVADTKKGRESRTLSAAEDAGHAGDAGDSQVLSLLFRTLGTQTDYRDGEAQTDPYSPEYIVRSGSVPEILALATLTWGRGLPAGQAEMEIIDRIREKRAWEAALPPMDSPSNIAKRLKMMEAMERKEWAYREAEIDKLQKVQMEAFKKLLQRREENRNELNAMRLNDHWENHQKAKKEKMRKIQHDCALMLRKLIAKRKNWMGKLERRDIIREYKDFGSQTYAPLSRIGFFPDNNSDYYAVKNYYLNTFAGLCELEKSAPPSFFPIKIKAPKPKCHITKTGYIKRSGRLEVVLKQVHEELLEKKKAKEPKKPPPVCEKVESPVPKPPTLILEKPSIEEEEIDLAVICLQKLLRGRALQNMIFEGKERNLDLIQELRTTHALQEDGQLLVKAQKQMTLSLQRQHDSQMKQLSALERDLATVEGRALANMLDFLAKELVRLQEEQKIHALLMLAERQRRMREAEESGRRQLEESRRHEEDELFRQVVDVQDRTIDTYLEDVILSSMERTAEEQAREEVQKRAVEINDIAYEMESRRTRLQSEEIVAELVYNFLIPEAEKNFMRERVRQSQRKHIYAAHQIIHRGTERALAHLALHQETSATEREEDSPAGTAAGPSAADSTHPATVARELGHDFHKDPTAS